Within the Sphingobium herbicidovorans genome, the region GATCTCGATATCGGGATGGGAACTGAGAAGCGCCAACCAGCGGGAATCGAGGCGGGCAGGAAAAGTGGCGATTCGGTCGGTCTCGGACGGTTCATGTGCTACCATGAATTCGCCGAACAGCCGATTGCATTTGGCACAGCCATTGCTGACATAGCTGCGGCGTTGGGTATGACTGTAGCGCTTCTGAATGACCTTACGGTCGAAAGACGATGGCAGCCGTTGCAGAATCTGCGCCAGCAGATGCGGGTGATCGGTAAGGTCGGGCAAGCTGAAATCGAAAGCGCCCTGGTCGGTCGCGATTTCTATACTCGTGATGATCTGCGTCTTTTCCCGGCAGCGCTCGTTCTAACAATCCGCTATCGCGGTCTCGACGACGATTGTCGCATTCTCGCCAACGGCTTCCAACGGCGTGAGAAACCCCAATCTTCGTTCAAACGCGGCGCGAAGGAATGCGTCCATCGGTAATGCCTGCCGCCAGCTTTCCGGCAGACGACGATGGCGCGCTAGCATGCGCTCATGTGCAGGAATGAGAGCCTGAAAGCCGTCGGCAAGCGAGCCGCCGATGCAGGCCGCGGGCAGATCATGGACGATCGGGAAGCCCGGTTGACGCAGCAACCAAAGCCCGCGAATCCCGGATAAGCGGTATTGCTCTTGTCGCCGCAGGGTTTCCGCATTGGTCTGCCCCGACCATTGTATCTCGATCGCGACCTTGGCGTTTCCCTTCACCGCGAGGACGTCAGCTCGCCATGGTTCGCCGGTTGGCGTTGTGCCGCCCACTTCGGTTGCGGCCTGCCAGCCCGAGGATCGCGCGATCTCGACCGCCATCATCTTCAAATGACGATGCTCTTCGCTTTCGTCGGCTGAAGTGCAGGGACCGGCAATTCGATGGGCAAAGAATTTCGTTCCCCTCGAAGACCGTTTGAGAACAACCGCTGCCGAACAGCAGTCCATTCGCAGGTGGT harbors:
- a CDS encoding competence protein CoiA family protein, giving the protein MMAVEIARSSGWQAATEVGGTTPTGEPWRADVLAVKGNAKVAIEIQWSGQTNAETLRRQEQYRLSGIRGLWLLRQPGFPIVHDLPAACIGGSLADGFQALIPAHERMLARHRRLPESWRQALPMDAFLRAAFERRLGFLTPLEAVGENATIVVETAIADC